In the Leptospira selangorensis genome, one interval contains:
- a CDS encoding acyl-CoA dehydrogenase family protein — protein MDLSIPKELDGIRAKAKAFVDEIAIPAEDHYDYDHGRMPETIVQKLREEAKKRGLWTAHLPKSEGGLGLDLVGTALVFSELGRSPIAPYLCNCDAPDEGNMHLLHLAANEEQKKKYYHPLVEGKIRSGFAMTEPPPGAGSDPTTLSTNAEKDGDHYILNGHKWYCTGANGASFLIVMSKVNDSFRRTSMFLVPTDAPGYTMVQEIGVLGSHGPGGHCELKFENVKVHESQVLGKIGEGFRLSQERLGPARLTHCMRWIGLARRSMEIAREYAIKRELFGGKLSDHQGIQWMFAESSLEIESGFLLTLKAADILRKGGDARQAVSLAKWQVSETLNKCIDRAIQICGSHGFSRYLKLELFYRDARAARIADGPTETHKMVIGRNLISGKESF, from the coding sequence ATGGATTTATCCATACCTAAGGAATTAGACGGAATCAGGGCAAAAGCAAAAGCATTCGTGGATGAGATCGCCATCCCCGCGGAAGATCATTACGATTACGATCATGGCAGAATGCCGGAAACTATCGTTCAAAAATTAAGAGAAGAAGCCAAAAAAAGAGGATTATGGACCGCTCATCTTCCTAAATCGGAAGGTGGATTGGGGTTGGACTTAGTTGGAACTGCACTCGTATTCAGTGAGTTGGGACGTTCTCCTATCGCTCCTTATCTTTGTAATTGCGACGCTCCTGACGAAGGAAATATGCATCTTCTTCATTTAGCTGCAAACGAAGAACAAAAGAAGAAGTATTATCATCCTCTTGTGGAGGGAAAGATCCGCTCAGGGTTTGCAATGACAGAACCTCCTCCAGGTGCCGGTTCGGATCCTACTACTCTTTCGACTAACGCGGAGAAAGATGGAGATCATTATATTCTTAACGGTCATAAATGGTACTGCACTGGAGCGAATGGCGCTTCATTCTTGATCGTGATGTCAAAGGTGAATGATAGTTTCAGAAGAACTTCTATGTTCCTAGTTCCTACCGATGCACCTGGATATACTATGGTGCAGGAAATCGGAGTTTTAGGTTCACATGGTCCAGGCGGTCACTGCGAATTAAAATTCGAAAATGTAAAAGTGCATGAGTCACAAGTACTCGGAAAAATCGGAGAAGGTTTCCGACTTTCACAAGAAAGGTTAGGGCCTGCAAGACTTACACATTGTATGAGATGGATAGGACTTGCCAGAAGATCTATGGAAATCGCAAGAGAATACGCGATCAAAAGAGAATTATTTGGCGGAAAATTATCCGATCACCAAGGTATCCAATGGATGTTTGCAGAATCTTCATTGGAAATAGAATCGGGTTTTTTACTTACATTAAAGGCAGCCGATATTCTTCGCAAAGGTGGGGACGCAAGACAGGCTGTCTCTTTAGCTAAGTGGCAGGTAAGTGAAACATTGAACAAATGTATTGATAGGGCAATCCAGATTTGTGGATCTCATGGTTTTAGCCGTTATCTTAAATTAGAATTATTTTATAGAGATGCGAGAGCCGCAAGGATCGCAGACGGTCCTACCGAAACTCATAAGATGGTGATCGGCAGGAATTTAATATCCGGAAAGGAGAGCTTCTGA
- a CDS encoding SMP-30/gluconolactonase/LRE family protein: MYDIGDWLGAAINYSGKKAGTSEFYVDCPTFVSSVSFVFPKEGIVNTKKILLLSAAFIIIFIIGFALKPSPIKPIAYQPPIDTGLIGGFQENKALESAELIALGKIHGPEDIEPDDEGNIYSASEDGKVYLISKDGEMKAHAFTGGRPLGMKLLGDGSIIVADAIKGLLKISKDGKVEVLSTESEGVPFKFTDDLDVAKDGTIYFSDASDKYGSAEYLYDLMESVPHGRLLKYDPHTKKTTTLMKDLFFPNGVALSKNEDFLVLNETYKYRIHRYWIKGPKAGTSEIWVENLPGFPDNISSDRKGHFYLALFTVRNNMVDKILHPRPWTKSIVAKLPKFLWPKPQPYGFAVILDENGIVEASFQEPKGKHLKEITSVKRKGEYIYLGSLHNDRIGKFKLPPELIKE, from the coding sequence ATGTACGATATCGGCGATTGGTTGGGAGCCGCAATCAATTATTCTGGTAAGAAGGCGGGAACCTCAGAATTTTACGTTGACTGCCCGACCTTCGTAAGTAGCGTCTCATTCGTTTTCCCTAAGGAGGGAATCGTGAACACGAAAAAAATCCTCCTGCTCTCTGCAGCGTTCATTATCATTTTTATAATAGGTTTTGCACTCAAACCTTCTCCTATTAAACCAATCGCCTACCAACCTCCTATCGATACCGGTTTGATCGGCGGCTTCCAGGAAAATAAAGCTTTGGAATCCGCAGAACTAATCGCACTCGGAAAGATACATGGTCCGGAAGATATCGAACCGGATGACGAAGGTAATATATACTCTGCGAGTGAAGATGGCAAAGTGTATCTTATCTCCAAAGACGGAGAAATGAAGGCGCACGCATTCACGGGAGGGCGACCTCTTGGAATGAAATTATTAGGAGATGGATCCATCATAGTTGCGGATGCAATCAAAGGATTATTAAAGATCAGCAAAGATGGAAAGGTAGAAGTTCTTAGCACCGAATCCGAAGGTGTCCCTTTCAAATTCACGGATGATTTGGATGTTGCTAAAGATGGAACGATCTATTTTTCGGATGCGAGTGATAAATACGGCTCTGCAGAATATTTGTATGATCTAATGGAGTCGGTTCCTCATGGGCGTTTATTAAAATACGATCCTCATACAAAAAAGACCACAACTCTAATGAAGGATCTTTTCTTTCCAAATGGAGTGGCACTTTCTAAAAATGAGGACTTTTTAGTATTAAACGAAACTTATAAATATAGGATCCATAGATATTGGATCAAAGGGCCTAAGGCCGGAACAAGCGAGATCTGGGTAGAAAATCTTCCTGGGTTCCCGGATAATATTTCCTCGGATCGTAAGGGTCATTTCTATCTAGCGTTATTCACCGTTCGAAACAATATGGTGGATAAGATCTTACATCCTCGTCCTTGGACAAAATCGATCGTAGCTAAACTACCTAAATTCCTTTGGCCTAAGCCGCAACCGTACGGTTTTGCGGTAATACTGGACGAAAACGGAATAGTAGAAGCAAGTTTCCAAGAACCGAAAGGAAAACATCTAAAAGAGATCACTTCCGTGAAAAGGAAAGGGGAGTATATCTATTTAGGAAGTCTTCATAACGACAGGATCGGAAAGTTTAAACTTCCTCCTGAATTAATAAAAGAATAA